DNA sequence from the Salvia splendens isolate huo1 chromosome 19, SspV2, whole genome shotgun sequence genome:
ATTAAAAGTTACCCTTAATTTATTATTCACATTctatctttctatttttgtcaATTAAAAGTAATTTATTATTCACATTCTATCTTcctctttcctactttatttatattttcccTCTATACCTTATTCATTTTAACCATTTTCCTTACTCCCTCCTTTCTATAATAGtaaattcacttttttttttaattttgggtttcatagtagagtcattttttttagtaaaaagcATCACATTTTTGCAttcctactttttcttctcttttattttatttttttccttttagtttATTGGtatcgaaaagaaatgtctcaactaCTATAAAATGAAAGGAGATGGGTCCAATTGAATTAATTTATAACAAACAACTAGTTGTACAGGTAAAATCCACAGACCACACCAATAGTAAGTAGTAGTTGATGTGCCACTAACATATAGACTATAGGATTATTATGTCGTTTTTGTTAAGCGTGTtatcaatatttaattaatagacatataaacaaaaatatgGATAACCATACCTTTCATAATAGAGGGACCCCTGAGCCAAAGCTCGCCGGTGCAATTAACCGGCAACACCTTCCcactctccggctccacaatcCTCGCCTCCATGCTCGGCGACAGCATCCCCGCCGTCCCGTACCTCCGGCTCTCCTCCTCCGAGTCCGTCGACGCTCCGATCCCTGTCGATTCCGTGAGTCCGTACCCCTGCAGCACCCCCACGCCAGGGTACTTCTCCGCGAAACCCTCAATCACCTCCTTACTCAGCGGCGCGCCGCCAGAGAGCACCGCGCGGAGGCTGCTCAGATCGTACTTCCGCTTCACGCCGTCGGCGTGGTTCACCAGCGCCACGAGGATTGGCGGCACCAGCGGGAGATACGTCGCCGAGAATTTCTGGATCGCGATCAGCATCTCATCCATCTCGAATTTGGAGAGGATCACCACCGTAGATCCGGATGCGATTAGACCGGTAGCGAACGCTACTAATCCGTAGATGTGAAACATCGGCACCGTGCAGATGAAGATCTCCTTCCCTTCCTCCAATTTGAACCGATTCACCACCGTCTGCACCATCGCGATTAGGTTTTTATGAGAGGAAACCACGCCTTTGCTCGCGCCGGTCGTTCCGGAGGAGTAGAGCAGCGTCGCCGTGTCGTCCTGGTCGACTCGCTCCCTGACTCGGATCTGACTCGGTTCTCGCCTCATCATCTCCTCAATCGttgaaataattttgaatttggctcCGGAAATCGGATTTCCGGAGCCTAAGAGGACGATTGGGAGATTACTGCAATCGGCGAGTTTGGGGAGGAGCTGAGGGATGGTGAAGGCGAGCGAGGGTTTGGAATCGGAGATCTGTTTGGCGATTTCGCGGGCGGTGTTGAGGGGATTGGTGGTGGTGACGACGGCGCCGAGGGACATGACGGCGAGGCAGACGATGGGGAAGTAGATGGAGTTGGgggtgaggaggaggatgaCGTGGCCCTTGCGGATACCGAAGTCGGAGGAGAGGGAGGAGGCGACGGCGTCTACGGCGCGCCATAGATCGGCGAAGGAGAGGCGGCGGCCGGTGGCGGCGTCGATGAAGGCGACGTCGCCGTGGTGGGAGCGGGAGGAGATGAAGGTGGTGACGTCGAGGAAATGGTTGGCCGGTAGGGGTATTGGCTTGCGTTTGCTGTAGAAGGTGGAGTTGGATGTGCAGAATCCGCTGCGGGGATCAGTGTTTAATGAATCCGCCATTGTTAAATTATTAAAGTTGAAGATTCAAAGCAAGTGTTGGTGGAGAATAGTGGGAGTGGTAAAGTGGGATGTGTTCATTTGATGCCACAAATAATTTATAGCAGCAGTCATTCCGATTATTTcgactattttattttattttattttaattttatatgagGTCTAATAAGGGGTCGTCATTGACGCGGGAAACGTTGTGCTCGTGCTTAATAACATGTTATACAAATGATTTTTTTACGTATATTAAAAAGGCTGCTTAAATTTAATACGCCAGtcatttttttacaaaattgtGAAGAAAAGTTAGACAAAAAATTAGTACAAAGTGGATCATTAACTTAACCAATACTATCACACTCTTGCGATGCACGATCCCGTTGAATCCA
Encoded proteins:
- the LOC121779940 gene encoding probable CoA ligase CCL5; translation: MADSLNTDPRSGFCTSNSTFYSKRKPIPLPANHFLDVTTFISSRSHHGDVAFIDAATGRRLSFADLWRAVDAVASSLSSDFGIRKGHVILLLTPNSIYFPIVCLAVMSLGAVVTTTNPLNTAREIAKQISDSKPSLAFTIPQLLPKLADCSNLPIVLLGSGNPISGAKFKIISTIEEMMRREPSQIRVRERVDQDDTATLLYSSGTTGASKGVVSSHKNLIAMVQTVVNRFKLEEGKEIFICTVPMFHIYGLVAFATGLIASGSTVVILSKFEMDEMLIAIQKFSATYLPLVPPILVALVNHADGVKRKYDLSSLRAVLSGGAPLSKEVIEGFAEKYPGVGVLQGYGLTESTGIGASTDSEEESRRYGTAGMLSPSMEARIVEPESGKVLPVNCTGELWLRGPSIMKGYFSNEEATASTLDSQGWLRTGDLCYIDEDGFIFVVDRLKELIKYKGYQVPPAELEALLLTHPEIDDAAVIPFPDKDAGQIPMAYVVRKKGSAVTESQVMDFITQQVAPYKRIRRVAFVASVPKNPSGKILRKDLIKLAVSKI